A window of Gavia stellata isolate bGavSte3 chromosome 29, bGavSte3.hap2, whole genome shotgun sequence contains these coding sequences:
- the NDUFS5 gene encoding NADH dehydrogenase [ubiquinone] iron-sulfur protein 5, producing the protein MPFWELQRQLGIDVDRWLLRQSMPQPYGKAGACHAFEREWVECGHGLGQTRARRECQPEYEDFMECMHRTKLAIRLKTILEQRDKMIKEGKYTPPDYHKGKEEPRP; encoded by the exons GGCATCGACGTGGACCGGTGGCTGCTGCGGCAGAGCATGCCGCAGCCCTACGGCAAGGCCGGGGCCTGTCACGCCTTCGAGCGCGAGTGGGTGGAGTGTGGGCACGGCCTGGGCCAGACCCGCGCCCGCCGCGAGTGCCAGCCCGAGTACGAGGACTTCATGGAGTGCATGCACCGCACCAAGCTG GCTATACGGCTGAAAACCATCCTCGAGCAGAGGGACAAGATGATCAAGGAAGGGAAGTACACGCCGCCTGACTACCACAAGGGCAAAGAGGAGCCGCGGCCTTGA